In Deltaproteobacteria bacterium, a single genomic region encodes these proteins:
- a CDS encoding 50S ribosomal protein L20, with protein sequence MPRVKRAVHAKKKRRKILKAAKGYRGGRGKLLRSATEAVERGLCYAYRDRRAKKREFRRLWITRINAAARANDITYSRLVEGLAKADVAIDRKVLSELAVSDPAGFARLVQVAKERLCA encoded by the coding sequence ATGCCGAGGGTCAAGAGGGCGGTACACGCCAAGAAGAAGAGAAGGAAGATATTAAAGGCCGCCAAGGGCTACAGGGGCGGGCGCGGCAAGCTGCTTCGCAGCGCCACCGAGGCCGTCGAGCGCGGTCTCTGCTACGCCTACCGCGACAGGCGCGCAAAGAAACGCGAGTTCCGCAGGCTCTGGATAACGAGGATAAACGCCGCGGCCCGCGCCAACGACATAACCTACAGCCGCCTCGTCGAGGGACTCGCCAAGGCCGACGTGGCCATCGACCGCAAGGTCCTCTCCGAGCTCGCCGTGAGCGACCCGGCCGGGTTCGCCCGCCTGGTCCAGGTGGCAAAGGAGCGGCTCTGCGCCTGA
- a CDS encoding alcohol dehydrogenase — MRALHYHRESGLRLLSDYPVPVPEPGEALVRVTLAGICATDLEITRGYMDFAGVPGHEFVGVVEKAADRFMEGRRVVGEINISCRRCGLCRRGLSAHCPDRKVLGIAGKDGALAEYLTLPVENLHVVDDGVDDEEAVFTEPLAAAFEILEQTDVGEDDRVLVMGDGRLGLLAAQVLALRSRRVVCAGRHGDKLSILETRGIETTADGAELMRRGHRFDVVVECTGRPAGVAEALRYVRPRGTVVVKTTVAARREADLNRLVIDEITLLGSRCGPFEPALRALTQGLVEVKALVSRRTGLAGGVEAFEKASAKGVIKVLVEM, encoded by the coding sequence ATGCGAGCGCTTCACTACCATCGAGAGAGCGGACTGCGCCTGCTTTCGGACTATCCCGTGCCCGTGCCGGAGCCCGGCGAGGCGCTCGTAAGGGTCACCCTTGCGGGCATCTGCGCAACGGACCTCGAGATAACGAGGGGCTACATGGACTTCGCGGGGGTCCCGGGCCACGAGTTCGTCGGTGTGGTCGAGAAAGCGGCCGACCGGTTCATGGAGGGCAGGCGCGTCGTGGGAGAGATAAACATAAGCTGCCGGCGCTGCGGCCTCTGCCGCCGGGGCCTCTCGGCCCACTGCCCGGACCGGAAGGTGCTGGGCATCGCCGGCAAGGACGGGGCTCTGGCCGAGTACCTGACCCTCCCTGTGGAAAACCTCCACGTCGTGGACGACGGCGTGGACGACGAGGAGGCGGTCTTCACCGAACCGCTGGCGGCGGCCTTCGAGATCCTGGAGCAGACGGACGTGGGCGAAGACGACCGGGTGCTCGTCATGGGCGACGGCAGGCTCGGCCTGCTTGCGGCCCAGGTTCTCGCCCTTAGGAGCCGCCGCGTGGTGTGCGCAGGCCGTCACGGCGACAAACTCTCCATCCTCGAGACACGGGGCATCGAGACGACTGCCGACGGGGCGGAACTCATGCGCCGGGGTCACCGCTTCGACGTTGTGGTGGAGTGCACGGGCCGCCCCGCCGGGGTGGCCGAGGCCCTGCGGTACGTAAGACCACGGGGCACGGTGGTGGTGAAGACGACGGTGGCAGCCCGCCGGGAGGCGGACCTGAACCGCCTGGTCATCGACGAAATAACGCTTCTCGGCTCGCGCTGCGGCCCTTTCGAGCCGGCGCTGCGGGCCCTGACGCAGGGGCTCGTCGAGGTGAAGGCCCTCGTCTCCCGGCGCACCGGCCTTGCAGGCGGTGTCGAGGCCTTCGAGAAGGCATCTGCAAAAGGCGTGATCAAGGTGCTTGTGGAGATGTGA
- a CDS encoding MerR family transcriptional regulator yields MEIPDRLYFKIGEVARIVQVKPHVLRYWESEFNVCPRKSKTNQRVYTRRDVETILDIKRLLYEEKFTIEGARRKLEEMESERDRQLGLPFNDSKYLSLLKTLKRELMSIRKLLH; encoded by the coding sequence GTGGAGATCCCCGACAGGCTCTACTTCAAGATCGGCGAGGTGGCCAGGATCGTTCAGGTCAAGCCCCACGTGCTGAGGTACTGGGAGTCGGAGTTCAACGTCTGTCCCCGCAAGTCGAAGACGAACCAGCGGGTCTACACAAGGCGCGACGTCGAGACCATCCTCGACATCAAGCGTCTCCTCTACGAGGAGAAGTTCACCATCGAAGGGGCCAGGAGAAAGCTCGAAGAGATGGAGTCCGAGCGCGACCGCCAGCTCGGCCTCCCCTTCAACGACAGCAAATACCTCTCGCTTCTCAAGACGCTGAAGCGGGAACTCATGAGCATAAGAAAACTGCTTCACTGA
- a CDS encoding phenylalanine--tRNA ligase subunit alpha: MDDAVGRELERIERSFDEAISAASDLQDVARIRSRFLGRKGELASLIKGLGKMPPQRRREAGSLMNSLKTRLEEELEVASARIEEKKRAESLASQRLDVTLPGRRPELGRSHPVSQVMEEIEDIFHGLGFETAEGPEVEHDYYNFEALNIPKEHPARDMQDTFYIARDLLLRTHTSPVQIRIMEQRRPPLRVIAPGTVYRRDSDLTHTPMFHQVEGFMVDDGITFGDLKGVLTLFLHRLFDADVELRFRPSYFPFVEPGAEVDIRCVICRGSGCRTCKSTGWIEILGAGMIHPRVFTSVGYDPEEYAGFAFGLGIERIAMLKFGIDDIRLFFENDLRFLKQF; the protein is encoded by the coding sequence ATGGACGACGCCGTCGGCCGCGAACTCGAGCGCATCGAGAGGTCCTTTGACGAGGCGATCTCCGCGGCCTCCGACCTCCAGGACGTTGCGCGCATAAGGTCGAGGTTCCTCGGCCGCAAGGGCGAGCTCGCCTCGCTCATAAAGGGGCTTGGCAAGATGCCGCCCCAGCGGCGCCGCGAGGCCGGCTCCCTCATGAACAGCCTCAAGACAAGGCTCGAGGAGGAGCTCGAGGTCGCCTCGGCGAGGATCGAGGAGAAGAAGAGGGCCGAGAGCCTCGCCTCCCAGCGCCTCGACGTGACGCTTCCGGGCAGGCGTCCGGAGCTCGGCCGCTCCCATCCCGTCTCCCAGGTCATGGAGGAGATAGAGGACATCTTCCACGGCCTCGGCTTCGAGACGGCCGAGGGTCCCGAGGTCGAGCACGACTACTACAACTTCGAGGCCCTCAACATACCGAAGGAACACCCGGCCCGCGACATGCAGGACACCTTCTACATCGCCAGGGACCTGCTGCTCCGCACCCATACCTCGCCCGTCCAGATCCGCATCATGGAGCAGCGCCGCCCGCCGCTGCGCGTAATAGCGCCGGGCACGGTCTACCGCCGCGACTCGGACCTCACGCACACCCCCATGTTCCACCAGGTCGAGGGCTTCATGGTCGACGACGGGATCACGTTCGGCGACCTCAAGGGCGTGCTCACGCTCTTCCTCCACAGGCTCTTCGACGCCGACGTCGAGCTGCGCTTCAGGCCCAGCTACTTCCCCTTCGTCGAGCCCGGGGCCGAGGTGGACATAAGGTGCGTCATCTGCCGGGGGTCGGGCTGCAGGACCTGCAAGTCCACGGGATGGATCGAGATCCTCGGGGCGGGCATGATACACCCAAGGGTCTTCACCTCGGTGGGCTACGACCCCGAGGAGTACGCGGGATTCGCCTTCGGCCTCGGCATCGAGCGCATAGCCATGCTCAAGTTCGGCATAGACGATATAAGGCTCTTCTTTGAAAACGATCTCAGGTTCTTGAAACAGTTCTGA
- a CDS encoding 50S ribosomal protein L35 gives MPKIKTNRGAAKRFRTTATGRIKRNKAGRRHILTSKPEGRKRSLRKAAYVSRADAAAVKALIPYS, from the coding sequence GTGCCCAAGATAAAGACCAACCGCGGGGCGGCCAAGAGGTTCAGGACCACCGCCACGGGACGCATAAAGAGAAACAAGGCGGGACGCAGGCACATACTCACGAGCAAGCCGGAGGGCAGAAAGCGCTCGCTGCGAAAGGCCGCCTACGTATCGAGGGCCGACGCCGCCGCCGTCAAGGCCCTCATCCCCTACTCCTGA
- a CDS encoding translation initiation factor IF-3: MRVNRMIRVPQVRVVDPDGKQLGILDLKAALKAAEDAGLDLVEVAPHAAPPVCRIMDYGKHKYLMSKKAHEAKKKQTIIHVKEVKFRCKTEEHDFQFKLKNIIRFLRGGNKVKVSMLFRGREITHTEIGHQMLQRVVEEVREYGSVEQMPRLEGRSMTMIISPNQPRQQQQ, from the coding sequence TTGAGAGTAAACAGGATGATAAGGGTGCCCCAGGTGCGCGTCGTGGACCCCGACGGCAAGCAGCTCGGCATACTGGACCTCAAGGCCGCGCTCAAGGCCGCCGAGGACGCGGGTCTCGACCTCGTGGAGGTGGCCCCCCACGCCGCTCCGCCCGTGTGCCGCATCATGGACTACGGCAAGCACAAGTACCTGATGAGCAAGAAGGCGCACGAGGCCAAGAAAAAGCAGACGATCATCCACGTAAAGGAGGTCAAGTTCCGCTGCAAGACCGAGGAGCACGACTTCCAGTTCAAGCTGAAAAACATCATCCGCTTCCTCAGGGGCGGAAACAAGGTGAAGGTCTCCATGCTCTTCCGGGGGCGCGAGATAACGCACACCGAGATCGGCCACCAGATGCTCCAGCGCGTGGTCGAGGAGGTCCGCGAGTACGGCTCGGTGGAGCAGATGCCGCGTCTTGAGGGCAGGAGCATGACCATGATAATATCTCCGAACCAGCCCAGACAGCAACAGCAGTAA
- a CDS encoding PAS domain S-box protein yields MVAKRPYRILVVERDHERAVSMKERLSALSGYLDILAASSCDEAAAVAGAGGCDVAVIGSVGEPAAVLERLVEIDSQRPVILLVSLESEADRERAFRLVERGAFECVDGGERFALEGAVVRALRTSELGIRLKGLERALAEKTSHMESILRSSIDLAIAATDLDFRIIYLNPVAEKLFGRRAEEVTGRPVDDVLLGDYLEPERIRPAFDTVRRNGEFRWRAETQRDGRRRVIDALITAIRDEHGGIRGFVIASRDITDERIAWESLDMRLRQQALVAEFGQCALEIVDLSSIMDEAVRVVAKGLDVEFAKVLELNEERDAFLLAAGVGWKEGLVGSAKVGAGMDSQAGYTLHADGPVVVSELSSDPRFKGPALLRDHGVVSGLSVLLHGADRPYGVLGAHTAKRRVFTGDDINFLQSVANVLSAAIVRRRLELDMQFVVGATAFVSGEEFFTELVRRLAEVLGVRYALICELVEDGTAAETLAVWAGGEKSANFRYRLKGTPCEQVVTGQVECYYPEGVAELFPEDRMLAEMGIESYRGVALVASSGEVVGLLVVLHDKRMPKERNVETFLRLFASRIGAEIERVRAERRLKYRTTVEKAIARVSARFASSPETTVNEALAVMGEAVDADRVHVCMISDDGRYVSNTHEWCNDGVESRRELLQNIEVGRIAWLLERLGRDENIIVGSVESLSEDAAGIRGLMKLRGARSVIIVPMKDSDGSLTGFIGFDSVRRGRAWSDDDAGMLRVVSDLIAGHRARKRTAMHLKKLENAIEQAVEMVVVTDSSGVIEYVNPAVSRISGYSREELIGRTPAVFKSGHQDGEFYRRLWETIMDGRIWSGELVNRGKDGALWNEEMTISPIKDENGEVTHFVAIKRDISEKKRLEERLRRSERLSSIGTLVSGVAHELNNPLTAILGFSEGLVEMEDLDEHVRSDLDVIAAQSRRAVEIVRGLLRFTGVKTSSKVSLDINELISGVLEFQGRDLARSGIEVRREFTEPLPPVLGDATQLQQVFLNIVSNAQYEMRSANGGGVLTVRTSSSDDEVRAVFENNGPPIPEHVMANIFDPFFTGKKVGDGTGLGLSIAYAVVKEHGGGIWAENIDDGVRFTVTLPAAAPAPREKRPARDAAAASAAAADARVLVVEDDEAIGRWLERVLLSRGFEVVRAANGKEAVTVLDGDPAFDCVLSDVKMPEMTGIELGAWIADNRPNLLGRLVLLTGAIDKEVDKCCARWGCRYMMKPLNSKKLVETVSAISEPSP; encoded by the coding sequence GTGGTAGCGAAAAGACCTTACAGGATACTTGTTGTTGAGCGGGACCATGAAAGGGCCGTCTCCATGAAGGAGCGGCTTTCCGCGCTGTCGGGATATCTCGATATCCTGGCCGCCTCGTCCTGCGACGAGGCCGCCGCCGTCGCCGGCGCGGGAGGCTGTGATGTGGCGGTAATCGGCTCCGTCGGCGAGCCGGCCGCCGTGCTCGAGCGGCTCGTGGAGATCGACTCCCAGAGGCCGGTCATACTCCTCGTCTCCCTGGAGAGCGAGGCCGACCGGGAGCGGGCGTTCAGGCTCGTGGAGCGGGGCGCGTTCGAATGCGTCGACGGTGGCGAGCGGTTCGCTCTCGAGGGGGCCGTGGTGCGCGCCCTGCGCACCTCGGAACTCGGCATCAGGCTGAAGGGGCTCGAAAGGGCCCTGGCCGAGAAGACGAGCCACATGGAGAGCATCCTGCGCTCTTCCATCGACCTCGCCATAGCCGCCACCGACCTCGACTTCCGTATCATATATCTCAACCCCGTGGCTGAAAAGCTCTTCGGCCGCCGGGCCGAAGAAGTGACGGGACGCCCCGTGGACGACGTCTTGCTCGGCGACTACCTCGAGCCGGAGCGTATCCGGCCGGCCTTCGACACCGTCAGGCGCAACGGAGAGTTCCGGTGGCGGGCCGAGACGCAAAGGGACGGACGGCGGCGCGTGATCGACGCGCTGATCACGGCCATAAGGGATGAGCACGGCGGCATACGCGGCTTCGTCATCGCCTCCAGGGACATCACGGACGAGAGGATCGCCTGGGAGAGCCTCGATATGCGCCTGCGCCAGCAGGCCCTGGTGGCCGAGTTCGGCCAGTGCGCCCTCGAGATCGTGGACCTCTCGTCCATCATGGACGAGGCCGTCAGGGTCGTGGCCAAGGGGCTCGACGTGGAGTTCGCCAAGGTCCTCGAGCTCAACGAAGAGCGCGACGCCTTCCTCCTGGCGGCGGGCGTGGGATGGAAGGAGGGGCTCGTCGGGAGCGCGAAGGTCGGCGCCGGCATGGACTCGCAGGCCGGATACACACTCCACGCCGATGGGCCGGTGGTGGTCTCGGAGCTCTCCTCCGACCCCCGTTTCAAGGGACCCGCGCTGCTCAGGGATCACGGCGTGGTCAGCGGTCTGAGCGTGCTGCTCCACGGGGCGGACAGGCCCTACGGCGTCCTCGGCGCCCATACCGCGAAAAGACGCGTCTTCACGGGCGACGACATCAACTTCCTCCAGTCCGTGGCCAACGTCCTCTCGGCCGCCATCGTGCGGCGCCGCCTCGAACTCGACATGCAGTTCGTCGTCGGCGCAACCGCCTTCGTTAGCGGCGAGGAGTTCTTCACCGAACTCGTAAGGCGGCTTGCCGAGGTCCTCGGCGTTCGCTACGCCCTCATCTGCGAGCTCGTCGAGGACGGCACGGCGGCGGAGACGCTCGCCGTCTGGGCCGGAGGCGAAAAGAGCGCCAACTTCAGGTATCGGCTCAAGGGCACGCCCTGCGAGCAGGTCGTCACGGGGCAGGTGGAGTGCTACTACCCCGAGGGGGTGGCCGAACTCTTCCCCGAGGACCGCATGCTCGCCGAGATGGGCATCGAGAGCTACCGCGGCGTGGCGCTCGTCGCAAGCAGCGGCGAGGTCGTCGGTCTTCTCGTCGTGCTCCACGACAAGAGGATGCCGAAGGAACGCAACGTCGAGACCTTTCTGCGGCTCTTCGCCTCCCGTATCGGCGCCGAGATCGAGCGGGTGCGGGCCGAAAGACGCCTCAAGTACCGCACCACCGTGGAGAAGGCCATAGCCCGCGTGTCGGCGCGCTTCGCCTCGTCGCCCGAGACCACGGTGAACGAGGCCCTGGCCGTCATGGGAGAAGCCGTCGACGCCGACAGGGTCCATGTCTGCATGATAAGCGACGACGGCAGGTACGTGAGCAACACCCACGAGTGGTGCAACGACGGTGTAGAGTCGCGCAGGGAACTCCTCCAGAACATAGAGGTCGGACGTATCGCATGGCTGCTCGAAAGGCTCGGCCGCGACGAGAACATAATAGTGGGTTCCGTCGAATCCCTCTCCGAAGACGCCGCCGGCATACGGGGACTCATGAAACTGCGTGGAGCGCGGTCCGTCATCATCGTGCCCATGAAGGACAGCGACGGCTCCCTCACCGGCTTCATAGGCTTTGACAGCGTCCGGCGCGGACGCGCCTGGTCCGACGACGACGCCGGCATGCTCCGTGTGGTGAGCGACCTGATAGCAGGCCACCGGGCGCGCAAGCGCACGGCCATGCACCTCAAAAAGCTCGAAAACGCCATAGAACAGGCCGTCGAGATGGTCGTCGTCACCGACTCTTCCGGTGTCATCGAGTACGTAAACCCCGCCGTCTCGCGCATAAGCGGCTACAGCCGCGAAGAGCTGATAGGCAGGACGCCGGCCGTATTCAAGTCGGGCCACCAGGACGGGGAGTTCTACCGCCGCCTGTGGGAGACCATTATGGACGGCCGCATCTGGAGTGGCGAGCTCGTCAACAGGGGAAAGGACGGCGCCCTCTGGAACGAGGAGATGACCATCTCGCCCATAAAGGACGAAAACGGGGAAGTCACCCACTTCGTGGCCATAAAACGCGACATAAGCGAGAAGAAACGGCTCGAGGAACGGCTTCGCCGCAGCGAGAGGCTCTCCTCCATAGGCACGCTCGTCTCCGGCGTGGCCCACGAGCTCAACAACCCCCTCACCGCCATACTCGGCTTTTCCGAAGGGCTGGTCGAGATGGAAGACCTCGACGAGCATGTGAGAAGCGATCTCGACGTCATAGCCGCCCAGTCGCGCCGGGCCGTGGAGATCGTGCGGGGGCTGCTCAGGTTCACCGGCGTGAAGACCTCCTCCAAGGTGTCGCTCGACATCAACGAGCTGATATCGGGCGTGCTCGAGTTCCAGGGGCGGGACCTGGCACGCAGCGGCATAGAAGTGAGACGCGAGTTCACCGAGCCGCTTCCTCCCGTCCTCGGCGACGCCACACAACTGCAGCAGGTCTTCCTCAACATCGTCTCCAACGCCCAGTACGAGATGCGCAGCGCAAACGGCGGCGGAGTGCTCACCGTCAGGACCTCTTCCTCCGACGACGAGGTGCGCGCCGTGTTCGAAAACAACGGCCCCCCCATACCGGAACACGTCATGGCCAACATCTTCGACCCCTTCTTTACGGGCAAGAAGGTGGGTGACGGCACGGGACTGGGGCTCTCCATCGCCTACGCCGTGGTCAAGGAGCACGGCGGAGGGATCTGGGCCGAAAACATCGACGACGGCGTGAGGTTTACCGTGACCTTGCCCGCCGCCGCTCCTGCGCCGCGGGAAAAGAGGCCTGCCCGTGACGCCGCCGCGGCGTCCGCGGCCGCCGCGGACGCACGGGTGCTCGTCGTCGAGGACGACGAAGCCATCGGCCGCTGGCTCGAACGGGTCCTCCTGTCCAGGGGATTCGAGGTCGTCAGGGCCGCCAACGGCAAGGAGGCCGTCACCGTACTCGACGGCGACCCGGCTTTCGACTGCGTCCTCTCCGACGTGAAGATGCCGGAGATGACGGGCATAGAGCTGGGAGCGTGGATAGCCGACAACAGGCCGAACCTTCTCGGCAGACTCGTCCTTCTCACTGGCGCCATAGACAAGGAGGTGGACAAGTGCTGCGCCCGCTGGGGCTGTCGCTACATGATGAAGCCCCTCAACAGCAAAAAGCTTGTCGAAACGGTATCCGCCATCTCCGAACCCTCGCCCTGA
- a CDS encoding phenylalanine--tRNA ligase subunit beta, with protein MLFSYNWLKEFADPRMDVAELAERLTMTGFEVEGVEETEALSSKVVTAEILTVEPHPNADKLSLCRVATDKDEYTVVCGARNMKPGDKVALALAGARLPGGVKIKKSRIRGVQSEGMMCSEVELGIADTSEGIMILPDDTPLGEDVNTLLKLGDAVLDVAVLPNRPDCLSVRGLAREISAVTGAAFRDVEPALKETGAPVDELARIEVEAPQVCRRYAARVVEGLIVGPSPRWLSRRLEAMGVRSVNNVVDVTNYVLLELGQPLHAFDLDLVKDSTLVVRTAREGESIVTLDGVARALREGMLVIADASGPQAVAGVMGGRATEVTGSTTRVLIEAAWFDPRSVRRTSRELNLSTDSSYRFERGVDIEGVAQALDRAAALMADIAGGRVAAGRIDRRIGGFEPRRVRFRLERASRLLGLPLDADDVAAKLSSLGITLVDTGTPGVWTAEPPSYRCDITLEADLIEEVARLTGFDAVEATVPAAPIASTGGERTVHLKRHVKTLLVNSGFCEVMNYSFISQDAFAAACPAGKKGVVILNPISEDQVVMRTSLLASLMENLTLNLSRRNDEIKIFEFGPVFEDADDRVVEKWKVAGLMYGSRNPASWNNPAVPLDFYDVKGVVEKLMESLALDELMTVSASGSAGFFHPGRCAEVFLNGKFVGIFGEAHPEILKRYELRRAAYLFELDIESVARLYSPARSYRPIARFPGSSRDVAFIVDDSVPYGEIIDEINGLHIKLIEKIDLFDVYYGSEIPPGKRSLALRVVYRLADRTLTHAEVDEAHEKLTRRLVEKFGVELRV; from the coding sequence ATGCTCTTCAGTTACAACTGGCTAAAGGAATTCGCCGATCCCCGCATGGACGTCGCCGAGCTCGCCGAGCGCCTCACCATGACGGGCTTCGAGGTCGAGGGCGTGGAGGAGACCGAGGCCCTCTCGAGCAAGGTCGTAACGGCCGAGATCCTCACCGTCGAGCCTCATCCAAACGCCGACAAGCTCTCGCTCTGCCGCGTGGCCACCGACAAGGACGAGTACACCGTCGTCTGCGGCGCAAGGAACATGAAGCCCGGCGACAAGGTGGCCCTTGCGCTCGCGGGCGCCAGGCTGCCCGGCGGCGTGAAGATCAAGAAGTCCAGGATCCGCGGCGTCCAGTCCGAGGGCATGATGTGCTCCGAGGTGGAACTCGGCATAGCCGACACGTCGGAGGGGATCATGATACTGCCCGACGACACGCCCCTCGGCGAGGACGTGAACACGCTCCTCAAGCTCGGCGACGCCGTACTCGACGTGGCCGTCCTTCCCAACAGGCCGGACTGCCTCAGCGTGCGGGGGCTTGCGCGCGAGATATCGGCCGTAACGGGGGCGGCCTTCCGCGACGTGGAGCCTGCGCTCAAGGAGACCGGCGCGCCGGTGGACGAGCTTGCGCGCATAGAGGTGGAGGCGCCGCAGGTGTGCCGCCGTTACGCCGCAAGGGTGGTGGAGGGCCTCATAGTCGGCCCATCGCCCCGGTGGCTGAGCCGCAGGCTCGAGGCCATGGGCGTCCGCTCGGTCAACAACGTCGTGGACGTGACCAACTACGTGCTGCTCGAACTCGGCCAGCCGCTCCACGCCTTCGACCTCGACCTCGTAAAGGATTCGACCCTCGTCGTCAGGACAGCCCGCGAGGGAGAGAGCATCGTCACCCTCGACGGCGTCGCAAGAGCGCTCCGCGAGGGGATGCTCGTCATCGCCGACGCCTCCGGCCCCCAGGCCGTGGCCGGCGTGATGGGCGGCAGGGCCACCGAGGTGACCGGCTCAACCACGCGGGTCCTCATCGAGGCCGCATGGTTCGATCCCCGCTCGGTGCGGCGCACCTCGCGGGAGCTCAACCTCTCGACCGATTCGTCCTACCGCTTCGAGCGGGGCGTCGATATCGAGGGGGTCGCCCAGGCCCTCGACAGGGCCGCCGCCCTCATGGCCGACATCGCCGGCGGCAGGGTCGCCGCGGGACGCATAGACCGCCGAATTGGGGGGTTCGAGCCCCGGCGTGTGCGCTTCAGGCTCGAGCGCGCATCCCGGCTCCTCGGCCTCCCCCTCGACGCCGACGACGTGGCGGCCAAGCTCTCTTCCCTGGGCATAACCCTCGTCGATACCGGCACCCCCGGCGTCTGGACCGCCGAGCCGCCGAGCTACCGCTGTGACATCACCCTCGAGGCCGACCTTATAGAAGAGGTCGCAAGGCTCACCGGCTTCGACGCCGTGGAGGCCACCGTCCCGGCGGCCCCTATCGCCTCGACCGGAGGGGAGCGCACCGTCCACCTCAAGCGCCACGTAAAGACCTTGCTCGTCAACAGCGGCTTCTGCGAGGTCATGAACTACAGCTTCATCTCCCAGGACGCCTTCGCCGCCGCCTGCCCCGCCGGCAAGAAGGGGGTCGTCATCCTCAATCCCATAAGCGAGGACCAGGTCGTCATGCGCACGAGCCTTCTCGCCTCCCTCATGGAGAACCTGACCCTCAACCTCTCGCGCCGCAACGACGAGATAAAGATATTCGAGTTCGGCCCCGTCTTCGAGGACGCCGACGACAGGGTGGTCGAGAAGTGGAAGGTGGCGGGCCTGATGTACGGCTCCAGAAACCCCGCAAGCTGGAACAATCCGGCCGTCCCCCTCGACTTCTACGACGTAAAGGGCGTGGTGGAAAAACTAATGGAAAGCCTGGCGCTCGACGAGCTCATGACCGTGTCGGCGTCGGGCTCGGCCGGCTTCTTCCATCCCGGCCGCTGCGCCGAGGTCTTCCTCAACGGCAAGTTCGTCGGCATCTTCGGCGAGGCCCACCCGGAGATACTCAAAAGGTATGAGCTGCGCAGGGCGGCCTACCTCTTCGAGCTCGACATCGAGTCCGTGGCGCGCCTGTACAGCCCCGCAAGAAGCTACAGGCCCATCGCCCGCTTCCCCGGGTCGAGCCGCGACGTGGCCTTCATCGTCGACGACTCGGTGCCCTACGGGGAGATTATCGACGAAATCAACGGACTCCACATAAAACTTATTGAAAAGATTGACTTGTTTGATGTATACTATGGCAGTGAAATCCCCCCCGGCAAGCGCAGCCTCGCCCTCAGGGTCGTATACAGGCTCGCCGACAGGACGCTCACCCATGCCGAGGTCGACGAGGCCCATGAAAAGCTGACGAGGCGCCTTGTCGAGAAGTTCGGCGTGGAGCTGCGGGTTTAG
- a CDS encoding integration host factor subunit alpha gives MTKADIVEIVFEKVGFSKKDIAAVVDQIFETIKATLEQGEKVKISGFGNFSIRHKRARRGRNPQTGDEITIDERKVMTFKASQLLKKAINEHKR, from the coding sequence ATGACCAAGGCCGATATTGTCGAGATTGTCTTTGAAAAGGTAGGTTTTTCGAAGAAAGACATCGCCGCTGTGGTCGACCAGATATTCGAGACCATAAAGGCGACCCTCGAACAGGGCGAAAAGGTCAAGATCTCCGGCTTCGGCAACTTCTCCATACGCCACAAGAGGGCGAGACGGGGGCGCAACCCCCAGACGGGCGACGAGATAACCATCGACGAACGGAAGGTCATGACCTTCAAGGCGAGCCAGTTGCTCAAGAAGGCCATAAACGAACACAAGCGGTAG